The following are encoded in a window of Sminthopsis crassicaudata isolate SCR6 chromosome 3, ASM4859323v1, whole genome shotgun sequence genomic DNA:
- the LOC141565003 gene encoding uncharacterized protein LOC141565003 isoform X1, protein MAPGRRRPPAQEMVTFQDVAVDFTPEEWGLLDPSQKELYKEVMLENTWNLLSLGLPLPREDLLSHFERGEGPWMLEREDSRGRCPDGETTLSVSLEGSQQQRFRKNGHRDFNMREICDFGIKTEKNQKNHCNFDKDENFRQYSVLIRYKKMISGNDSSQNSKYRECSAEPVEIVKSLEKLPEGHTYQYEMAFSLNSDLIRPQNSHTGEMLCIYNDGEKAFNPNSKLTGHQKVQDAEEHYRCNQCGRAFKRQSSLVSHQRIHTREKSYECRECGKTFSEKASLTVHRRSHRGKKLYECSQCRKTFRQRCSLVEHQRIHTGEKPYECSECGKTFRHSSSLAEHQRIHTGEKPFECGQCGKSFRQSSNLAEHKRIHTGEKPYKCKQCGKCFRHSSSIANHRKIHTGQKPYECNQCGKTFRCNSKLALHQRIHTGEKLYECNDCGKTFTNTSHLALHQRVHTGEKPYECKQCGKAFTQSSSLAKHERIHTGEKPYKCNQCGKTFRQSSNLAEHKRIHTGEKPYECDHCGKTFSFNSKLVLHHRIHTGEKPYECNECGKTFRLSSHLVLHHRIHTGEKPYECNQCGKTFRQQSSLISHRRIHTR, encoded by the exons ATGGCCCCTGGGAGGCGCAGACCCCCGGCCCAG GAGATGGTGACCTTCcaggatgtggctgtggacttcaccCCGGAGGAGTGGGGCCTCTTGGATCCTTCTCAAAAGGAGCTATACAAAGAGGTTATGCTGGAGAATACCTGGAACCTGCTTTCCCTAG GACTTCCTCTTCCCAGAGAAGATTTGCTCTCCCATTTTGAGCGAGGGGAAGGTCCGTGGATGCTTGAGCGAGAAGATTCCAGAGGCCGCTGCCCAG aTGGAGAGACTACGCTGAGCGTTTCTTTGGAAGGATCACAACAGCAAAGATTCAGGAAAAATGGTCACCGTGACTTCAATATGAGGGAAATCTGTGACTTTGGTATCAAgacagagaaaaatcaaaagaatcatTGCAACTTTGATAAAGATGAAAATTTCAGACAATATTCAGTTCTAATTCGCTATAAGAAAATGATATCAGGGAATGATTCTTCTCAAAATAGTAAATATAGGGAATGCTCTGCTGAACCAGTAGAGATTGTTAAGTCTCTTGAGAAGCTTCCTGAAGGACACACTTATCAGTATGAGATGGCCTTCAGCTTGAATTCAGACCTTATTAGACCTCAGAACAGTCATACTGGTGAGATGCTTTGTATCTATAATGACGGTGAAAAGGCCTTCAATCCTAACTCAAAGCTCACTGGGCACCAGAAAGTCCAGGATGCAGAGGAACATTACAGGTGCAATCAATGTGGCAGAGCCTTTAAGCGCCAGTCATCCCTTGTTTCCCACCAGAGAATTCATACCAGAGAGAAGTCTTATGAGTGTCGTGAATGTGGTAAAACTTTTAGTGAAAAGGCCTCCCTTACTGTACATCGGAGAAGCCACAGAGGAAAGAAACTTTACGAGTGTAGTCAGTGCAGAAAAACTTTCCGGCAGAGATGCAGTCTGgttgaacatcagagaatccacactggggagaagcctTATGAGTGTAGCGAATGTGGAAAGACCTTCAGACACAGCTCCAGTCTTGCTgagcatcagagaatccacactggggagaagccGTTTGAATGTGGTCAGTGTGGAAAGAGCTTCAGACAGAGCTCCAATCTCGCCGAGCATAAGAggatccacactggagagaagccctatAAGTGTAAGCAGTGTGGGAAGTGTTTCAGACACAGCTCGAGCATCGCCAATCATCGGAAAATCCACACCGGGCAGAAACCTTATGAGTGTAATCAGTGCGGGAAGACTTTCAGGTGCAACTCCAAACTTGCGCTAcaccagagaatccacactggggagaagcTGTACGAGTGCAATGactgtggaaagacttttacaaACACCTCCCATCTTGCTCTACACCAGAgagtccacactggagagaagccttacgAATGTAAAcaatgtggaaaggccttcaCACAGAGCTCCAGCCTCGCTAAGCAcgagagaatccacactggagagaagccctataaatgtaatcagtgtggaaagactttcagacAGAGCTCCAATCTTGCTGAGCataagagaatccacactggagagaagccttacgAATGTGATCactgtggaaagactttcagctTCAACTCCAAACTTGTTCTCCATCATAGGATCCACACCGGGgaaaagccttatgaatgtaacgaATGTGGAAAGACCTTCAGACTCAGCTCCCATCTTGTTCTCCATCACAggatccacactggagagaaaccttatgaatgtaaccagtgtgggaAGACCTTCCGGCAGCAATCATCCCTTATTTCCCATCGAAGAATTCATACGAGATAG
- the LOC141565003 gene encoding uncharacterized protein LOC141565003 isoform X2 yields the protein MVTFQDVAVDFTPEEWGLLDPSQKELYKEVMLENTWNLLSLGLPLPREDLLSHFERGEGPWMLEREDSRGRCPDGETTLSVSLEGSQQQRFRKNGHRDFNMREICDFGIKTEKNQKNHCNFDKDENFRQYSVLIRYKKMISGNDSSQNSKYRECSAEPVEIVKSLEKLPEGHTYQYEMAFSLNSDLIRPQNSHTGEMLCIYNDGEKAFNPNSKLTGHQKVQDAEEHYRCNQCGRAFKRQSSLVSHQRIHTREKSYECRECGKTFSEKASLTVHRRSHRGKKLYECSQCRKTFRQRCSLVEHQRIHTGEKPYECSECGKTFRHSSSLAEHQRIHTGEKPFECGQCGKSFRQSSNLAEHKRIHTGEKPYKCKQCGKCFRHSSSIANHRKIHTGQKPYECNQCGKTFRCNSKLALHQRIHTGEKLYECNDCGKTFTNTSHLALHQRVHTGEKPYECKQCGKAFTQSSSLAKHERIHTGEKPYKCNQCGKTFRQSSNLAEHKRIHTGEKPYECDHCGKTFSFNSKLVLHHRIHTGEKPYECNECGKTFRLSSHLVLHHRIHTGEKPYECNQCGKTFRQQSSLISHRRIHTR from the exons ATGGTGACCTTCcaggatgtggctgtggacttcaccCCGGAGGAGTGGGGCCTCTTGGATCCTTCTCAAAAGGAGCTATACAAAGAGGTTATGCTGGAGAATACCTGGAACCTGCTTTCCCTAG GACTTCCTCTTCCCAGAGAAGATTTGCTCTCCCATTTTGAGCGAGGGGAAGGTCCGTGGATGCTTGAGCGAGAAGATTCCAGAGGCCGCTGCCCAG aTGGAGAGACTACGCTGAGCGTTTCTTTGGAAGGATCACAACAGCAAAGATTCAGGAAAAATGGTCACCGTGACTTCAATATGAGGGAAATCTGTGACTTTGGTATCAAgacagagaaaaatcaaaagaatcatTGCAACTTTGATAAAGATGAAAATTTCAGACAATATTCAGTTCTAATTCGCTATAAGAAAATGATATCAGGGAATGATTCTTCTCAAAATAGTAAATATAGGGAATGCTCTGCTGAACCAGTAGAGATTGTTAAGTCTCTTGAGAAGCTTCCTGAAGGACACACTTATCAGTATGAGATGGCCTTCAGCTTGAATTCAGACCTTATTAGACCTCAGAACAGTCATACTGGTGAGATGCTTTGTATCTATAATGACGGTGAAAAGGCCTTCAATCCTAACTCAAAGCTCACTGGGCACCAGAAAGTCCAGGATGCAGAGGAACATTACAGGTGCAATCAATGTGGCAGAGCCTTTAAGCGCCAGTCATCCCTTGTTTCCCACCAGAGAATTCATACCAGAGAGAAGTCTTATGAGTGTCGTGAATGTGGTAAAACTTTTAGTGAAAAGGCCTCCCTTACTGTACATCGGAGAAGCCACAGAGGAAAGAAACTTTACGAGTGTAGTCAGTGCAGAAAAACTTTCCGGCAGAGATGCAGTCTGgttgaacatcagagaatccacactggggagaagcctTATGAGTGTAGCGAATGTGGAAAGACCTTCAGACACAGCTCCAGTCTTGCTgagcatcagagaatccacactggggagaagccGTTTGAATGTGGTCAGTGTGGAAAGAGCTTCAGACAGAGCTCCAATCTCGCCGAGCATAAGAggatccacactggagagaagccctatAAGTGTAAGCAGTGTGGGAAGTGTTTCAGACACAGCTCGAGCATCGCCAATCATCGGAAAATCCACACCGGGCAGAAACCTTATGAGTGTAATCAGTGCGGGAAGACTTTCAGGTGCAACTCCAAACTTGCGCTAcaccagagaatccacactggggagaagcTGTACGAGTGCAATGactgtggaaagacttttacaaACACCTCCCATCTTGCTCTACACCAGAgagtccacactggagagaagccttacgAATGTAAAcaatgtggaaaggccttcaCACAGAGCTCCAGCCTCGCTAAGCAcgagagaatccacactggagagaagccctataaatgtaatcagtgtggaaagactttcagacAGAGCTCCAATCTTGCTGAGCataagagaatccacactggagagaagccttacgAATGTGATCactgtggaaagactttcagctTCAACTCCAAACTTGTTCTCCATCATAGGATCCACACCGGGgaaaagccttatgaatgtaacgaATGTGGAAAGACCTTCAGACTCAGCTCCCATCTTGTTCTCCATCACAggatccacactggagagaaaccttatgaatgtaaccagtgtgggaAGACCTTCCGGCAGCAATCATCCCTTATTTCCCATCGAAGAATTCATACGAGATAG